The genomic stretch CCCGGCTGATCGAACCCACCGCGGGCGAGATCGTCTTCGAGGGCGAGGACATCCGCAAGGCCGACGCGGCGCGCCTGCGCGAGCTGCGGCGCCGCAAGTTCTCCATGGTCTTCCAGCACTTCGGTCTGCTGCCCCATCGACGCGTCGTCGACAACGTGGCGTTCGGGCTCGAGATCCGCGGCATGGGCAGGACCGACCGCGTCAAGCGGGCCCAGGAGGTCGTCGAGCTGGTCGGCCTCGCGGGCTACGAGAACTCCTACCCCGACCAGTTGTCCGGCGGCATGCAGCAACGCGTGGGCCTTGCCCGGGCGTTGGCCGGTGACCCCGATGTCCTCTTCTTCGACGAACCGTTCTCGGCGCTCGACCCGTTGATCCGCCGCGACATGCAGAACGAGGTCATCCGGCTGCACCACGAGGTCGGCAAGACGATGGTGTTCATCACCCACGACCTCTCCGAGGCCCTCAAACTCGGCGACCGCATCCTCATCATGCGCGACGGCAAGATGGTCCAGTGCGGCACCGGCGACGAACTCGTAGGAGCCCCGGCCGATGACTACGTCCGCGAGTTCGTCAAGGACGTGCCGCGCGGCGACGTGCTCACCCTGCGATGGATCATGCGCCCCGCCGAGGACGGCGACGAGCTGGACGGCCCCGAACTGGGCCCGGACGTCGTGGTGAAGGAGGCCACCCGGGTGGTCCTCTCGGCCGACAAGCCGGTCAAGGTCGTCGAGAACGGCGAGCTGCTGGGCATCGTCGGGGACGAGGAGATCCTCGGCGTCGTCGCCGGGCGCGAAGGCGGCGCATGATGACCGTCGCCATCGAGAAACCCCAGAAGACGGGCCCGGCCGAACCACCGGTGACCCCCGCCGAACAGATCCGCAAAATCAGCCGCTCCATGGTGATCGGCGCCATCCTGGTCGTCTGGCTGGTGCTGTTCGCCGTACTGCGCGGAAAGCAGACGCTCTCCCTTGCCGCGGCCGACCTCACCGATCTGCACCGGTGGATCAACGACCTCAACGACTCCATCGGCGCCAACCGCAATTCCAACCCGCTCTTCCTCTACTTCTTCAACGAGATCCGCCTCGTCATCGACACCCTGGTGACCTTCGTCCAGGAGCTGATCTCCCAGCCGACCGATGCCCGCCCGGTCCCGCAGATCGGCTGGCTCGGCGTCGTCGGCATCGCCGGCTATGTCTCCTGGGCCGTGGGCAACTGGCGTGTCGCGCTGCTGGCCGTGGCGGGCTTCACCTTCCTGGGCCTCCAGGGCCTGTGGCAGGAGAGCATGGACACCCTGGCGCTGACCCTCTCCGCGGTCTTCGTGGCGCTGCTGTTCGCGATCCCGCTGGGGGTGTGGGCGGGCCTGTCCGACCGGGTCAACCGGATCATCACGCCTCTGCTCGACTTCATGCAGACGATGCCGACCTTCGTCTATCTGGCCCCGCTCACGCTGTTCTTCCTCATCGGCGGCGCCTCCGCCACCATCGCCACCGTCATCTACGCGGCCCCGCCCGCGATCCGCATCACCGCGCACGCCATCCGCAACGTGCCGAAGACGACCGTGGAGGCGGCCGACTCGCTGGGCGCGACCCGACGGCAGTCCCTGCTGAAGGTCCTGCTGCCGATGTCCAAGCGGACCGTGGTGATGGGCGTCAACCAGACCATCATGGCCGCCCTGGCCATGGTGACCATCGCCGCCCTGATCGACGCCCCCGGCCTCGGCAAGACCGTCGTGCAGGCCCTCCAGTCGCTCGACGTCGGCACCGCCTTCAACGCGGGCCTCGCCATCGTCGTCATGGCGATCGTCCTGGACCGCGTCACCACGGCGGCGAGCGCCCGCGAGGAGGCCGCCCGGCGCTCGAAGAACCGCTTCCGGACCTGGCGCCGCCCCCTGCTGAGCGCGGGTGCGGCGGTCACCGCCGTCCTCGTCTACCTTTCGCACACCTACCTCTGGGCGGCGGAGTTCCCCGGCGAGGGCAGCACCGGCAGCGCCATCGCCGACGGGGCGGACTCGGTGACCACCTGGGCGCAGGACAACCTGTCCGGGATCACCAACGCCTTCCGCGACGCCATCACCAACGGTCTGCTCAACCCCTTCCAGACCCTGCTCACCGACTCTCCCTGGTGGCTCGTCGGCGCGGTGCTGATCGCGTTGGCCGTGGTGCTCGGCGGCCCCCGCTCGGGCATCACCACGGCCGTGTGCGTGAGCCTGCTGGTCGGCACCGGCCTGTGGTCGGACGGCATGACGACGCTGGCCTCGACGCTCGTCGCGACCGTGCTGGTGATGGTGCTCGGCCTCGTCTTCGGGGTGTGGATGGGGCGCAGCGCGCTGGTGGACCGGCTGATCCGGCCCAGCCTGGACGCGGCCCAGGTCATGCCGCCGTTCGTCTATCTCGTGCCCTTCCTCGCACTGTTCGGCGCCACCCGCTTCACGGCCATCGTCGCCGCCGTCGTCTACGCGGCACCCGTCGCCGTGAAGATCATCGCGGACGGGATCCGGGCCGTGCCCGCCACCACCGTGGAAGCGGCCACCTCCGCCGGGTGCAACACCTGGCAGATCATCACCAAGGTCCAGCTGCCGATGGCACGCAGCGCCCTGACCCTCGCGACCAACCAGGGCCTGATCTATGTGCTGTCGATGGTTGTGGTGGGCGGCCTGGTGGGAGCCGGCGCCCTCGGCTACGACGTCGTGGCCGGTTTCTCGCAGGGCCAGTTGTACGGGAAGGGGCTCGCCGCGGGGCTCGCCATCGTCCTTCTCGGTGTCATGTTCGACCGGATCACTCAGGCAGCGGCGCGGCGTACCAGCGCGTAAGGAGCGACTGACCATGGCAAGGCAAGCAAGACAGTGGCGAGTCGGCGCGGCCGGCATAGCGGTCCTCGGCCTCACCCTCACCGCCTGCGGTGGTGCGAAGGTCGGTGACAGCTCCTCGGACGCCGGTGGTTCCGGCAGTTCCGGCAAGTGCGGCACCTTCAACATCGCGGTCAACCCGTGGGTGGGCTACGAGGCCAACGCGGCGGTCATCGCGCACGTCGCGGAGAACGACCTCGGCTGCAAGGTCACCAAGAAGGACCTGAAGGAGGAGATCGCCTGGCAGGGCTTCGGCACCGGTGAGGTCGACGCCGTCGTGGAGAACTGGGGCCACGACGACCTGAAGAAGAAGTACATCACCGACCAGAAGACCGCCGTCGACGCCGGAGCCACCGGCAACGAAGGCCTCATCGGCTGGTACGTGCCGCCGTGGCTGGCCAAGGAGCACCCGGACATCCTCGACTGGAACAACCTCGACAAGTACGCGGCCGAGTTCAAGACCTCCGAGTCCGGAGGCAAGGGCCAACTCCTCGACGGCGACCCGTCGTTCGTCACCAACGACGAGTCGCTGGTGAAGAACCTGAAGCTGGACTACAAGGTCGTGTACGCGGGCAGCGAGACCGCGCTCATCCAGGCCTTCCGCAAGGCGGAGAAGGACAAGGAATGGGTGATCGGCTACTTCTACGAGCCGCAGTGGTTCATGTCCGAGGTGCCGCTGGAGAAGATCAAGCTGCCCGAGTACAAGGAGGGCTGCGACGCCGACCCGGAGAAGATCAGCTGCGACTACCCGGTGTACAAGCTGGACAAGATCGTCAGCGCGAAGTTCGCCAAGTCCGGCAGCCCGGCCTATGACCTGGTGAAGAACTTCACCTGGACCAACGACGACCAGAACGTCGTGGCGAAGTACATCGCGGTGGACAAGATGACGCCCGAGGCCGCGGCGGAGAAGTGGGTCGAGGCCAACCGCGACAAGGTGGAGGCCTGGATCAAGTAACCCCCTCTTCGATGCCCGGTGGGCGGTGCGCAGGGACACGCACCGCCCACCGGGCATCCCTGTTTTCCGGGCCGTTCTCCGACGTCAGCGCACCTCTTGACACCCACCTGGACGGCAGGCACATTGAGTTGCGCAACCTGAATCAGGTTGCGCACAAAGCAACTCGACCGGAGGTGCGGCGATGGCGGGACCCCGAGTGGTCATCATCGGAGCGGGAGTCGTGGGCGCGGCACTCGCGGACGAGATCTCCGCGCGAGGCTGGACCGAAGTGACCGTGGTCGACCAGGGTCCGCTCCCGGCCACCGGAGGATCCAGCTCGCACGCCCCGGGCCTGGTCTTCCAGACCAACTCCTCCAAGACCATGACCGAGTTGGCCCGCTACACGGTCGAGAAGTTCTGCTCCCTCGACGTCGACGGCAAGCCCTGCTTCCTCCAGGTCGGCGGCCTCGAAGTGGCGACCACGCCGGAGCGCCTGGCGGAACTGCACCGCCGCCACGGCTGGATCACCGCCTGGGGCGTCGAGTCCTGCATCCTGACCGCCGACGAATGCGTCGAGCAGCACCCGCTGGTGAACCGGGACAAGGTCCTCGGTGGTCTCCTGGTCCCGACCGACGGCCTCGCCAAGGCCGTACTCGCCGTAGAGGCGCAGATCCGCCGGGCCACCGGGCGCGGCGTCCGCTTCCTGCCCCGCCACGAGGTCCTCGACGTCCTGAAGGCCGACGGCGAGGTGACCGGCGTCCTGACCGACCAGGGCGAACTCCCCGCCGACATCGTCGTGTGCTGCGCCGGCATCTGGGGCCCGAGGATCGCCCGCATGGCGGGCATGAACCTGCCGCTGACCCCGCTCGCCCACCAACTCGCCTGGACCGGCCCCGTACCGGCCCTCGCCGGCCAGACGCAGGAGGCCGTCCGCCCGATCCTGCGCCACCAGGACGCCGATCTCTACTACCGCGACCGCTTCGACGGCATCGGCATCGGCTACTACGGCCACCGCCCGATGCCGATCTCCGCGGACGACATCCTCTCCGTGGACGAGGCGGCCCAGATGCCGTCCGTCCTGAAGTTCACCGAGGAGGACTTCGAGCCGGCCTGGGCCGAGACCCAGTCCCTGCTCCCCGCTACGCAGGAGGCGAAGGTCGAGGAGGGCATCAACGGCCTGTTCTCCTTCACCACCGACAACTTCCCGCTCCTCGGTGAGTCCCCGGACGTCAAGGGCTTCTGGGTCGCCGAGGCCGTCTGGGTCACCCACTCCGCGGGCGTCGGCCGGGCCATGGCCGAATGGCTGGTCGACGGCCACTGCTCGTCCTTCGACCTGCACGAGTGCGACGTCAACCGCTTCGAGCCGCACCAGCTGGCCCCGGAGTACGTCCTGGCCCGCGACTGCCAGAACTTCGTCGAGGTCTACGACATCCTCCACCCCCTCCAGCCGTCCGGCGACCCGCGCCCGATCCGCACCAGCCCCTTCCACGCCCGCCAGCAGGAGCACGGCGCCTTCTTCCTGGAGGCGAACGGCTGGGAGCGCCCGCACTGGTACGAGGCCAACGCGCCGCTGGTCGAGGGCCGTTCCATCCCCACCCCCAACGACTGGGCCGCGCAGTTCTGGTCGCCCATCGTCGGCGCGGAGGCCCAGGCCACCCGTGAGACCGTCGCGATGTACGACATGACCGCCCTCAAGCGCCTGGAGGTCAGCGGCCCCGCAGCCGCCGAGTTCCTGGAGCGCCTGTGCACCGGCAAGGTCGCCAAGTCCGTCGGCTCGGTCACGTACACGCTGCTGCTGGACCACGACGGCGGCATCCGCAGCGACATCACGGTGGCCCGCCTGGCGCGTGATGTGTTCCAGGTCGGCGCCAACGGCAACCTCGACCTCGACTGGTTCACCCGCCACCTCCCCGCCGACGGCACCGTCCAGGTCCGCGACATCACGCCGGGCACCTGCTGCGTCGGCCTGTGGGGCCCGCTGGCCCGCAAGGTCCTCCAGCCCCTGACGGACGAGGACTTCTCCAACGAGGGCCTGAAGTACTTCCGCGCCAAGCGCGCCTACGTCGGCAGCGTCCCGGTGACGGCGATGCGGCTGTCGTACGTCGGTGAACTCGGCTGGGAGCTGTACACCACCGCCGATCAGGGACAGAAACTCTGGGACACCCTCTGGCAGGCGGCGCGGCCGCTCGGCGGCGTCGTCGCCGGGCGCGGCGCCTTCAACAGCCTCCGCCTGGAGAAGGGTTACCGCTCCTTCGGCACCGACATGACCTACGAGCACGACCCCTACGAGGCGGGCGTCGGCTTCGCCGTCAAGCTCGACAAGGGCGACTTCATCGGCAAGGCGGCGCTGGAGCGCCGCAAGTCCGCCGTCCGGCGCAGGCTGACCTGCCTCACCGTGGACGACCCGCACTCGGTCGTCCTCGGCAAGGAGCCGGTCTACGACGGCGACCGGGCGGTCGGTTACGTCACCAGCGCCGCCTACGGCTACACCATCGGCAAGGGCATCGCCTACGCCTGGCTCCCGACGGAACTCACCGCCCCCGGCACCACCGTGCACATCGGCTACTTCGACCGGCGCATCGAGGCGGTGGTGGCCGAGGAGCCCCTGTTCGACCCCACCATGTCCCGTCTCCGTGGCTGACCGGGGGAAGCCGATGACCGCGCAGACACTCGACGGCAGGGCGACCGCCGCCGCGATACGCCGCGAACTCGCCGAGCGCGTGGCCAAGTCGACCGCCACCACCGGCCGCCCACCGGGCCTCGGCACCGTGCTGGTCGGCGACGACCCGGGCAGCCACGCCTACGTCGCCGGCAAGCACCGCGACTGTGCCCAGGTGGGCATCGCCTCCATCCGCCGGGACCTGCCCGCCGACGCCTCCCAGCGCCAGGTCGAGGACACGATCGACGAGCTGAACGCCGACCCGGACTGCACCGGCTACATCGTCCAACTCCCGCTCCCGCACCACCTGGACGCGGGCGCCGTACTCGAACGCATGGACCCGGCCAAGGACGCCGACGGACTGCACCCCGTCAACCTCGGCCGCCTCACCCTGGGCGTCGATGCTCCACTGCCGTGCACCCCGCGCGGCATCGTCGAACTGCTCCGCCGCCACGACGTACCCCTCGCCGGAGCACGCGTCTGCGTGATCGGCCGGGGCGTCACCGTGGGCCGCCCGCTCGGCCTCCTCCTCACCCGCCGCTCCGAGAACTCCACCGTCACCTTGTGCCACACCGGCACCAAGGGCCTGGCCTGGCATGTACGCGAGGCCGACATCGTGGTGGCCGCCGCCGGCTCGCCCGGACTGATCACCAAGGACATGCTCCGCCCCGGCGCGGCCGTCCTGGACGTCGGCATCACCCGCACCGACGACGGCCTGGTCGGCGACGTCCACCCGGACGCCGCTCAGGTCGCCGGATGGCTCGCGCCCATGCCCGGCGGCGTGGGCCCCATGACCCGGGCGATGCTGCTGGCCAACGTCGTCGAGGCCGCCGAGAGGAACGCGAACACCGTATGAACCTGTCCCTGCCCCACGACGGAGACGCCCGATGAGCCCCCGCACCCCCGGCGCCGACCTCCCCGACCACCCCGACTTCCTGTGGCGTACCCCCGACCCGAAGCGGTCGTACGACGTGGTGATCGTCGGCGGCGGCGGACACGGCCTCGCCACCGCGCACTACCTCGCCAGGAACCACGGCATCACCAATGTCGCGGTGCTGGAGAAGGGCTGGCTCGCGGGCGGCAACATGGCCCGCAACACCACGATCATCCGCTCCAACTACCTGTGGGACGAGAGCGCAGGCATCTACGAGCACGCGCTCAAGCTCTGGGAGGGCCTGGCCGAGGAGCTGGACTACCCGATCCTCTTCTCCCAGCGAGGCGTGCTGAACCTCGCCCACAGCCTCCAGGACGTCCGCGACAGTGTGCGCCGAGTGGAGGCGAACCGCCTCAACGGCGTGGACGCGGAGTGGCTCGACGCGGAGGGCGTGCGCGAGGTCTGCCCGATCGTCAACATCTCCCCGGACGTGCGCTACCCGGTCCTGGGCGCCACGTACCAGCCCCGCGCCGGTATCGCCAAGCACGACTACGTGGCCTGGGGCCTGGCCCGCTCGGCGGACGCGGCGGGCATCGACATCATCCAGAACTGCGAGGTCACGGGCCTGGACGTGGTCGCCGGCCGAGTGACCGGAGTCCGGACGAATCTGGGCCCGATCGCGGCGGGCAAGGTGGCCCTGTGCTCGGCGGGCCACACCTCGGTCCTGGCGGCCATGGCCGGCATCGAACTCCCCCTCCAGAGCCACCCGTTGCAGGCCCTGGTCTCGGAGCTGCTGGAACCGGTCCACCCGACGGTCGTCATGTCCAACGCGGTCCATGTGTACGTCAGCCAGGCCCACAAGGGCGAGTTGGTGATGGGCGCCGGCATCGACGCGTACAACTCCTACACCCAGCGCGGCGCCTTCCACATCATCGAGGAGCAGATGTCGGCGGCCCTGGAGCTGTTCCCGGTCTTCGCCCGCGCCCACGTCCTGCGCACCTGGGGCGGCATCGTCGACGTCAGCCCCGACGCCTCACCGATCATCGGCCTCACCCCGGTGGACAACCTCTACCTCAACTGCGGCTGGGGAACGGGCGGTTTCAAGGCCACGCCGGGCGTCGGCTGGGTCTACGCCGACACGATCGCCAACGACACCCCGCACGCCCTCAACGCTCCCTTCTCGCTCGACCGTTTCACCACCGGCGCGCTCGTCGACGAGCACGGCGCGGCTGCGGTGGCCCACTAGGACGTTCTGGAGCCGATCCATGCTGCTCATCCCCTGCCCGTGGTGCGGGCCCCGCGACGAGGCCGAGTTCCACTACGGCGGCCAGGCACACGTTCCGTACCCGGAGGACCCCGCATCCCTCACCGACGAGGACTGGTCCCGCTACCTCTTCTTCCGAGCCAACCCCAAGGGCCCCTTCGCCGAGCGCTGGACCCACACAGCAGGCTGCCGCCGCTGGTTCAACGCGCTACGAGACACCTCGACGAACGAGATCCTGACGGTGTACAGGACAGGGGAGGAACGCCCACCGACACCAGAACCGAGGCCGGTATTTCCAGCCCGTCCGGCGTTCGAGGACGAGGCCCCTTCAGGGCCGACGGGGGTCCAGGGGGCGGAGCCCCTTCAGGATGGGACGGGTAGGGGCGGCGGGGGCGAGACTCAGCCGTTCCGCCACGCGACCCGCGGCCGCATCGACCGCGACACCCCCCTCACCTTCACCTTCGACGGCACCGAGTACCAGGGCTACCGCGGCGACACCCTCGCCTCCGCACTGCTGGCGAACGGCGTCATCCAGACCGGCACCAGCATCAAACTCGGCCGCCCCCGAGGCATCTTCTCCGCAGGCGTCGAAGAACCCAACGCGGTCATCCAGATCGAGGAACCCTTCCCCGAGCCGATGCTGCCCGCAACGACCGTCGAGCTGTACGACGGCCTCGTGGCCACCAGCCTCTCCGGCCAGGGCCGCCTCGCCACCACCCCCGACCCCGCCCGCTACGACGCCGCACACGCCCACTGCGACCTGCTGATCGTCGGCGCAGGCCCCGCCGGCCTCGCCGCGGCGACCGCCGCAGTGAACACCGGCGCCCGAGTCATCCTCGCCGACGACCAGCCACACCCCGGCGGCAGCCTCCTGTCCACGGCCGAACACCTCGACTGGGTACAGGAGATCACCGCCCGACTGGCCGATGCCCCCGAGGTCCGAGTGCTGCCCCGCACGACCGTCTTCGGCCACTACGACGACAACCACCTCCTCGCCGTCGAACGCCGCACCAACCACCTCGGCGCCGCAGCCCCGGAAAACGTCTCCCGCGAACGCGTCTGGCGCATCCGAGCCCGCAGAGTCGTCCTCGCCACCGGCGCTCACGAACGCTCACTCGCCTTCGCGGACAACGACCGCCCCGGAGTGATGCTGGCCTCCTCGGCCCGCGCCCACGTCAACCGGCACGGCGCCCTGCCCGGCCGCCACGCGGTCGTCTTCACGACCAATGACAGTGCCTATGCGGCGGCGCTGGACCTGGCCGGGGCCGGCCTCGCCATCACGGCGATCGTCGACACCCGCCCCGCACCGGGGGAGTGGGCCGACCGCGCGAGGGCAGTCGGCATCGAGGTACTGCCCGGCCACGCCGTCACCGCCACGGAAGGCGACCCACGCCTCTCCACCGTCACCGTCGCCCCGTACGGAGAGTCCGCCGGACGGCGCCAGTTCGCCGCCGACCTGCTGCTGGTCTCCGGCGGCTGGAACCCGGTGACACACCTGTTCAGCCAGTCCGGCGGCAAGCTCCGCCACGACGAAGCCCTGGGCTCCTTCGTCCCCGACACCTGCCGTCAGCAGGTCGAGGTCGCGGGCAGTGCGAGCGGCACCCTCGACCTGGCGACGGTCCTGGCACAGGGCGCGGCGGCCGGTGCGCGCGCCGTCGAGGCCGAGGGATACCGGCCCGGGACGCCGAGCCTCCCGCAGGTACCCGCGCAGCCGCGGCAGACGCCACCCATGCACGTGTACGTCGTCCCGGGCGGCACCGCCAACGCCCCCCGCTTCGTGGACCTCCAACGCGACGTCACCGTCGCCGACTTGGCCCGCGCGACCGGCGCCGGCCTGCACTCGGTCGAGCACACCAAGCGCTACACCACCGCCGGCACCGCCAACGACCAGGGCAAGACCTCAGGCGTCCTGGCCGGCGGCGTGGTGGCCGAACTGCTCGGCGTGGACATCTCCGCGCTCGGCACCACCACGTTCCGCCCGCCGTACACCCCGGTCTCCTTCGCAGCCCTCGCGGGCCGCGACCGAGGCGCGCTGAGCGACCCGGTCCGCACCACGGCCATCCACGAGTGGCATGTCGCGCACGGCGCCCTCTTCGAGAACGTCGGCCAGTGGAAGCGCCCCTGGTACTACCCGCAGGACGGCGAGGACATGGCAGCCGCGGTGCTGCGCGAGTGCCGGACCACCCGAGAGAGCGTCGGCTTCATGGACGCCTCCACCCTCGGCAAGATCGACGTACAGGGTCCGGACGCCGGCATCTTCCTGGACCGGCTCTACACCAACATGATGAGCACCCTGAAGGTCGGCATGATCCGCTACGGCGTCATGTGCCGCCCGGACGGCATGGTCTTCGACGACGGCACCGTCATGCGCGTCGCCCAGGACCGCTTCCTCACCACCACGACGACGGGCAACGCCGCCGCCGTACTGGACTGGATGGAGGAGTGGCTCCAGACCGAGTGGCCCGAGCTGAAGGTCCACTGCACATCGGTGACCGAGCAGTGGGCGACGGTCGCCCTCGTGGGCCCGAAGTCCCGCGAGGTGCTCGGCTCGCTGGCGCCCGAACTGGCCGTCGCCAACGAGGACTTCCCCTTCATGGCCTGGCGCGGGACGACCGTCGCCGGCATCGAGGCCCGGGTCTGCCGGATCAGCTTCTCCGGCGAACTCGCCTACGAGATCAATGTGTCACCGTGGCACGCCCTCGCCCTCTGGGAGGCCGTGCACGAGGCCGGTGCCCCGTACGGCATCACCCCGTACGGCACGGAGACGATGCACGTCCTGCGGGCCGAGAAGGGCTACCCGATCATCGGCCAGGACACCGACGGCACGGTCACCCCCCAGGACCTCGGCATGAGTTGGGTGGTGTCGAAGAAGAAGCGGGACTTCATCGGCAAGCGGTCCCACGCCCGGGCGGACACCGCCCGCCCCGACCGCAAACACCTGGTCGGCCTCCTCCCCGACGACCCGGGAACCTTCCTCCCGGAGGGCACCCACCTGATCGCCGACGGTGTGCCGCTGACACCACCGGTCCCCATGCTCGGCCATGTCACGTCCAGCTACCGCAGCGCGGCGCTCGGCCGCACCTTCGCACTCGCCCTGATCAAGGGCGGCCGTGACCGCATCGGCGAGCGGCTGTACGCACCCGTGGGCGACCGGCTGGTTCCAGTCACCGTCGCAAGCCCCGTCCTCTACGACCCCGAGGGAGCCCGCCGCGATGGCTGAGACCGCCCCCACTGTCCTTGCCGCCCCTACCGTGCCGCTCCGCAGCCCGCTGTCGCACGTCGCCGGCCGTCTGGCCGCCGCGACCCGCACCTCCGGGGGCGCGATCCGGCTGGCCGAACTCCCCTTCCTGGCCCAGCTCAACGTGCGCCTCGACGCCAAGGGGGCGGCGGCGGAGGCCGTCGGTCTTGCGCTGGACCTCCAGCTGCCCCTCCAGCCGAACACCGTCGTCCGCGCGGGGGAGTCGACCGCGCTGTGGCTCGGCCCGGACGAGTGGCTGCTGGTCGCACCGCCGGGCAGTGAGCGGGACCTGGAGAGCCGGATCAGGGAGGCCGCGGGGACCGAGCCCGTCGCCGTCGTCGACGTCTCCGCGCAGCGCACCACACTTCTCGTCTCCGGCCCCCGTGCCCGCGACCTGCTGTCCCACGGCTGCTCGCTGGACCTGCACCCACGCGCGTTCGGCCCTGGACGCTGCGCCCAGACGACCCTGGGCCGCACCCAGGTCGTCCTGGTCGCCCGGGACGATCCCAGGGCCGGGTTCTGGGTCCTGGTGCGCTCGACCTTCGCCGGCTATCTGACGGACTGGTTGCTCGACGCGGCGACGGAATACATCTGACGGTCGCTGCCGTGCCCACGGACCCCGCGCAGCCTCAGCCGAGATACCCCATCCGATGGCTGATCTCGTCCGCGCCCCTGATCAGCACGGGTGCGAGTTCCTCCATGCGCTGCTCGGTGAAGCGGTACGTGGGCCCGGAGGCGCTGATGGCGGCGATGACCTCGCCGTCGCGGGAGCGGATCGGGGCGGCCATGGCGTGCAGGCCGATCTCCAGTTCCTCCAGCGCCACCGCGTACCCGCGCTCGCGTGCCTCCGCGAGGTTCTTCTCCAGCTTGCTCCTGGAGGTCAGGGTGTGCGGCGTCAGCTTCCGCGTCCCCGACGCGGCGAGGACGGCGGTCCGCTCCGGCTCCGGCAGATGGGCCAGCAGGACCTTGCCGCTCGAGGTGGCGTGCACCGGGGTGAGCTGGCCGACCCAGTTGTGGGTGCCGACCGCGCCGGGGCCGCGTACCTGGAGGAGGTTGACGGCGTAGTGCTCCTGGAGAACCGCGATGTTGACCGTCTCGCCGATCTCCTCGCTGAGCCGCTCGCACACCGTCCTGCCCTGCTGGGTGATGTCGAGGCGGCCCGTGACGGCGCCGGCCAGGCGCACGATCCCGAAGCCCAGGCGGTACTTGCCCCGCTCGCCCGTCTGCTCGACCAGGCCGCGCGCCTCCAGCGCCCCGAGCAGACGGAACGCGGTCGACTTGTGGACGGCGATCTCGACGGCCACCTCGCTGACGCCCGCCTCGCCGCGTCGGGCGAGGATCTCCAGGACGCTCACGGCGCGGTCGACGGACTGCACCCCGTTCACCGCGGGACCCGCTGTTTCGCTATCTGCGGTGTAGTTGCTCATAGCGCAACTATAGGCAATGGCCGGAAAGTGGCGAGGGGCCGCAGTGACCGGACACGAGGCCGGTTGGACGCTTGACGCCGACTGTCTCTGCGCACCTTAGGGGCTGCCTGTTCGCCGACGGAAGACCCTGG from Streptomyces davaonensis JCM 4913 encodes the following:
- a CDS encoding bifunctional methylenetetrahydrofolate dehydrogenase/methenyltetrahydrofolate cyclohydrolase, with protein sequence MTAQTLDGRATAAAIRRELAERVAKSTATTGRPPGLGTVLVGDDPGSHAYVAGKHRDCAQVGIASIRRDLPADASQRQVEDTIDELNADPDCTGYIVQLPLPHHLDAGAVLERMDPAKDADGLHPVNLGRLTLGVDAPLPCTPRGIVELLRRHDVPLAGARVCVIGRGVTVGRPLGLLLTRRSENSTVTLCHTGTKGLAWHVREADIVVAAAGSPGLITKDMLRPGAAVLDVGITRTDDGLVGDVHPDAAQVAGWLAPMPGGVGPMTRAMLLANVVEAAERNANTV
- a CDS encoding sarcosine oxidase subunit beta family protein, encoding MSPRTPGADLPDHPDFLWRTPDPKRSYDVVIVGGGGHGLATAHYLARNHGITNVAVLEKGWLAGGNMARNTTIIRSNYLWDESAGIYEHALKLWEGLAEELDYPILFSQRGVLNLAHSLQDVRDSVRRVEANRLNGVDAEWLDAEGVREVCPIVNISPDVRYPVLGATYQPRAGIAKHDYVAWGLARSADAAGIDIIQNCEVTGLDVVAGRVTGVRTNLGPIAAGKVALCSAGHTSVLAAMAGIELPLQSHPLQALVSELLEPVHPTVVMSNAVHVYVSQAHKGELVMGAGIDAYNSYTQRGAFHIIEEQMSAALELFPVFARAHVLRTWGGIVDVSPDASPIIGLTPVDNLYLNCGWGTGGFKATPGVGWVYADTIANDTPHALNAPFSLDRFTTGALVDEHGAAAVAH
- a CDS encoding sarcosine oxidase subunit alpha family protein gives rise to the protein MLLIPCPWCGPRDEAEFHYGGQAHVPYPEDPASLTDEDWSRYLFFRANPKGPFAERWTHTAGCRRWFNALRDTSTNEILTVYRTGEERPPTPEPRPVFPARPAFEDEAPSGPTGVQGAEPLQDGTGRGGGGETQPFRHATRGRIDRDTPLTFTFDGTEYQGYRGDTLASALLANGVIQTGTSIKLGRPRGIFSAGVEEPNAVIQIEEPFPEPMLPATTVELYDGLVATSLSGQGRLATTPDPARYDAAHAHCDLLIVGAGPAGLAAATAAVNTGARVILADDQPHPGGSLLSTAEHLDWVQEITARLADAPEVRVLPRTTVFGHYDDNHLLAVERRTNHLGAAAPENVSRERVWRIRARRVVLATGAHERSLAFADNDRPGVMLASSARAHVNRHGALPGRHAVVFTTNDSAYAAALDLAGAGLAITAIVDTRPAPGEWADRARAVGIEVLPGHAVTATEGDPRLSTVTVAPYGESAGRRQFAADLLLVSGGWNPVTHLFSQSGGKLRHDEALGSFVPDTCRQQVEVAGSASGTLDLATVLAQGAAAGARAVEAEGYRPGTPSLPQVPAQPRQTPPMHVYVVPGGTANAPRFVDLQRDVTVADLARATGAGLHSVEHTKRYTTAGTANDQGKTSGVLAGGVVAELLGVDISALGTTTFRPPYTPVSFAALAGRDRGALSDPVRTTAIHEWHVAHGALFENVGQWKRPWYYPQDGEDMAAAVLRECRTTRESVGFMDASTLGKIDVQGPDAGIFLDRLYTNMMSTLKVGMIRYGVMCRPDGMVFDDGTVMRVAQDRFLTTTTTGNAAAVLDWMEEWLQTEWPELKVHCTSVTEQWATVALVGPKSREVLGSLAPELAVANEDFPFMAWRGTTVAGIEARVCRISFSGELAYEINVSPWHALALWEAVHEAGAPYGITPYGTETMHVLRAEKGYPIIGQDTDGTVTPQDLGMSWVVSKKKRDFIGKRSHARADTARPDRKHLVGLLPDDPGTFLPEGTHLIADGVPLTPPVPMLGHVTSSYRSAALGRTFALALIKGGRDRIGERLYAPVGDRLVPVTVASPVLYDPEGARRDG
- a CDS encoding sarcosine oxidase subunit gamma; this translates as MAETAPTVLAAPTVPLRSPLSHVAGRLAAATRTSGGAIRLAELPFLAQLNVRLDAKGAAAEAVGLALDLQLPLQPNTVVRAGESTALWLGPDEWLLVAPPGSERDLESRIREAAGTEPVAVVDVSAQRTTLLVSGPRARDLLSHGCSLDLHPRAFGPGRCAQTTLGRTQVVLVARDDPRAGFWVLVRSTFAGYLTDWLLDAATEYI
- a CDS encoding IclR family transcriptional regulator; the protein is MSNYTADSETAGPAVNGVQSVDRAVSVLEILARRGEAGVSEVAVEIAVHKSTAFRLLGALEARGLVEQTGERGKYRLGFGIVRLAGAVTGRLDITQQGRTVCERLSEEIGETVNIAVLQEHYAVNLLQVRGPGAVGTHNWVGQLTPVHATSSGKVLLAHLPEPERTAVLAASGTRKLTPHTLTSRSKLEKNLAEARERGYAVALEELEIGLHAMAAPIRSRDGEVIAAISASGPTYRFTEQRMEELAPVLIRGADEISHRMGYLG